One stretch of Streptomyces peucetius DNA includes these proteins:
- a CDS encoding polyprenyl synthetase family protein, protein MTVVEPFGLSVRDQALEADVRTGLSAVEAGLLDATKSEVPFITEAAQHLVRAGGKRFRPLLVMLAAQFGDPYAPGIVPSAVVVELTHLATLYHDDVMDEADVRRGVPSANTRWDNSVAVLTGDFLFARASHILADLGPEAVRIQAKAFERLVTGQILETAGPRDGRDPVDHYLDVMSGKTGSLVAVSVRFGAMMSGADDRVIDILTQYGERLGVAFQLADDVLDIASDSHESGKTPGTDLREGVPTLPVLRLRALAEAEGRPDDLELVALLESDLTDDVRHAEALRRLRVHPALEQARRDTVRYAQEARALLAPLPDCSAKAALEELCDAVVHRAG, encoded by the coding sequence GTGACCGTCGTCGAGCCGTTCGGGCTGAGCGTGCGGGACCAGGCTCTTGAGGCCGATGTCCGGACCGGTTTGTCGGCCGTCGAGGCGGGCCTGCTCGATGCCACGAAGAGCGAGGTCCCCTTCATCACGGAGGCGGCGCAGCACCTGGTGCGCGCGGGCGGAAAGCGTTTCCGGCCGCTGCTGGTGATGCTCGCGGCGCAGTTCGGAGACCCGTACGCGCCGGGGATCGTGCCCTCCGCCGTGGTCGTCGAGCTCACTCATCTCGCGACGCTGTACCACGACGACGTCATGGACGAGGCGGACGTGCGGCGCGGTGTCCCCAGCGCCAACACCCGCTGGGACAACTCGGTGGCGGTGCTGACCGGCGACTTCCTGTTCGCCCGCGCCTCCCACATCCTGGCCGACCTCGGGCCGGAGGCCGTACGCATCCAGGCGAAGGCGTTCGAGCGGCTGGTGACCGGTCAGATCCTGGAGACCGCGGGTCCGCGCGACGGCCGCGACCCCGTGGACCACTACCTCGACGTCATGTCCGGCAAGACGGGCTCCCTCGTCGCCGTGTCCGTGCGCTTCGGCGCGATGATGTCCGGCGCCGACGACCGTGTCATCGACATCCTGACCCAGTACGGCGAGCGGCTCGGCGTCGCCTTCCAGCTCGCCGACGACGTGCTCGACATCGCGTCCGACTCGCACGAGTCGGGCAAGACCCCCGGCACCGATCTGCGCGAAGGCGTTCCGACCCTGCCCGTGCTGCGGCTGCGCGCCCTGGCAGAGGCCGAGGGCCGGCCGGACGACCTGGAGCTGGTGGCGCTCCTGGAGAGCGACCTGACCGACGACGTCCGGCACGCGGAGGCACTGCGCCGGCTGCGCGTCCACCCGGCGCTCGAGCAGGCCCGCAGGGACACCGTGCGCTACGCGCAGGAGGCGCGGGCGCTGCTCGCCCCACTGCCGGACTGCTCGGCCAAGGCCGCGCTGGAGGAGCTGTGCGACGCGGTGGTCCACCGCGCCGGCTGA
- a CDS encoding LolA family protein, with amino-acid sequence MAPNDSTQTTEEAKDLAAGPHRAARYLVPVAVATVAAATIGLVPALAASGDPDLPKISAQELIEKMAASDTEQFSGTVKISTDLGLPSFAGLAGAVGGEDGEGSSAAPEDKLTELVTGTHTLRVAADGPDRQKVSILQDSSEYSLIHNGDEVWGYDSASNEVYHATDEGQGEGGDGKDGRVPEDLPKDLPTTPKDLADEVLKAADDTTSITVGGTSQVAGRDAYKLVVKPKQAGSTIGSVTVAVDAEHGVPLKFTLTPSSGGKAVIDAGFTKVDFTRPAASTFDFTPPKGAKVTEADETAHGKAPERAPEEFKDLKDLGGLDVIGEGWTSIAKIEGPGGAAPGGPTSGEDDVPAQAQQFLDALGDKVEGKFGSGTVFTTRLVNVLMTDDGTVYAGAVTKDALVKAANEGK; translated from the coding sequence ATGGCACCGAACGACAGCACACAGACCACCGAAGAGGCCAAGGACCTCGCAGCGGGGCCCCACAGGGCCGCCCGCTACCTCGTCCCGGTCGCGGTGGCCACAGTGGCGGCGGCGACCATCGGGCTCGTCCCGGCGCTCGCTGCCTCCGGTGACCCTGATCTGCCGAAGATCAGTGCTCAGGAACTCATCGAGAAGATGGCCGCGTCGGACACCGAGCAGTTCTCCGGCACGGTGAAGATCAGCACCGACCTCGGCCTGCCGTCGTTCGCCGGTCTCGCCGGCGCGGTCGGCGGTGAGGACGGCGAGGGCTCGTCGGCCGCCCCCGAGGACAAGCTGACGGAACTCGTCACCGGCACCCACACCCTGCGGGTCGCCGCCGACGGCCCCGACCGGCAGAAGGTGTCCATCCTCCAGGACTCCTCCGAGTACAGCCTCATCCACAACGGCGACGAGGTGTGGGGCTACGACAGCGCCTCGAACGAGGTCTACCACGCCACGGACGAGGGACAGGGCGAAGGCGGTGACGGCAAGGACGGCAGGGTCCCCGAGGACCTGCCGAAGGATCTCCCGACCACGCCCAAGGACCTCGCCGACGAGGTGCTGAAGGCCGCCGACGACACCACGTCCATCACCGTCGGCGGCACCTCCCAGGTCGCCGGCCGCGACGCGTACAAGCTGGTCGTCAAGCCGAAGCAGGCCGGCTCGACGATCGGCTCCGTCACCGTCGCGGTCGACGCGGAGCACGGCGTGCCGCTCAAGTTCACGCTCACGCCGAGCAGCGGCGGCAAGGCCGTGATCGACGCGGGCTTCACCAAGGTCGACTTCACCCGGCCGGCCGCCTCGACCTTCGACTTCACCCCGCCCAAGGGCGCCAAGGTGACGGAGGCCGACGAGACGGCGCACGGGAAGGCACCGGAGCGGGCGCCCGAGGAGTTCAAGGACCTCAAGGACCTCGGGGGCCTCGACGTGATCGGCGAGGGCTGGACGTCCATCGCCAAGATCGAGGGCCCGGGCGGCGCGGCGCCGGGCGGCCCGACGTCCGGCGAGGACGACGTCCCGGCTCAGGCCCAGCAGTTCCTCGACGCGCTCGGCGACAAGGTGGAAGGCAAGTTCGGCTCCGGCACGGTCTTCACGACGCGTCTGGTCAACGTCCTGATGACGGACGACGGCACGGTCTACGCCGGCGCCGTGACCAAGGACGCCCTGGTGAAGGCAGCGAACGAGGGCAAGTAG